The Primulina eburnea isolate SZY01 chromosome 12, ASM2296580v1, whole genome shotgun sequence genome includes the window AGAATCGTGATCGTAAGTCTATAATCATCACAACCACAAACCTTGCGAGCTTTCTCGTTTCCCCTACGATCTGTTTAGTGCTTTTGTGTTATCTTATAGATCCCCTACCTTCTGATACTTGCTGACAACAATATAGATATGACAGCAAGAGCAGTGGATCAAGAAACACCATCAATTCTGATGTCCCCAAATTTGGTACACTTGGTCGGATCTGAGCCCACTATCAGGAGTCCAAGCCCATATTTCCGAGCCCGCTATCAAGAGTCCAAGCTCATGAAGGGGCCGGAAAGCCTGAGCCAATCAAAAGGATGGTAACTGTGAGCCCGACACAACTAAAAGATATGAATATAGACGAGGGTCCCGATAAATCCAGGATTCGGGTAAATCTAGCCAGGATAAGGCAAAAATCTTAGCCTCCACCAGGATAGAGCCCTAGTGTTTGAAGTCTCCTAGCCCAGGTAGACATCCATCTCTGTAGGAGTCCTAGAGTAGTCCTAGGCCAACAAGGTAACTAAACCCTCCTCAGTAAATACAATTATGTACTACGGAtttattaattcaaattttgTATCACATTTCACTCTTAAATCTACTTTTCggactgacttaagcatcggagggGCCACTCCAGACAAAAAAAAATCGACGCCCCCTAACTCTATTTTCATCTGTGCAGTACCCTAGATTTGAAGACCTGCTCTCCGGACCGAACCCGTTGTCaaattttggtatcatcaaattcCAAAGAACATAATTTCGTTTCATATAGCAGAGTAATCACTACAAGCTAAAACTTCGGAATGCGACACCATTATGACGCGTGCCTATTCAACGCAGAGATCTTAGTTGCTGCAGAAAATAAAATCCATGTTTGTGTTATGTGTTCAGCAGCATCACATCAAATAATGTCGTATCATATTCTATGTTCTGCAATAAACCATATCCTTTGTTTTACGGTCTCACCGTATCACTAGAAGATGGAGTGCAAGTAACATCAGTCCAGAGTTCGTTATATCTATCTCACGTGTTTATATATATGCCAGCATGCTATACATTATTTTTCAAGATTTGAATTATCGATATAATTTACCATTTTCATGAACTTAttttatacatataaatatgtgtttgaaaatattaaaatgttatataatagcgttttcaaaatattctcttctattttatttactaCAATTAAGTTATaggaaaaacttgtgtgagacggtctcacaactagtattttgtgagacggatatcttatttgggtcatccatgaaaagtattactttttatgctaaggctacgtttggttggaaggatatgataaactaatgattagtatgtaaatgataaagaaaatgattgtgatagGATGAATTAATATggggtaaaataatattatgtttggtaagatttttaagtgtagaataattttgaattttttgatgaaaaaacgaaattgcccttccccttcgcgGCGGCGGCGACGGCGGCCGGCCGGAAATGGTCCGCCGGAAACGGCCGGCGGGGGGCTGCGGCCGGAAACGGCCGGTCGGAAATTTCGGCCGGCGCCGGAAATGGTCGGCGCCGGCGGTCGGCGGCCGACGGGGGGCGGTGGTCGGCCGCCGACGGGGGGCGGTGGTCGGCCGGCGGCAGTCGTTGCGGCGGCGGGCGgcggcgggaagtggtggtgagtttgaatttaggagtagggtaaaattggaaatatAGGATGTATTAAGAGTAGGATAAATAATCATAGAGGGTGAGGaagtattattttaacctacctaatataacataatcattcataggagggatAAGGTGGGTTAAATAATTATGCGTACCAAACGAGGGATAAAGTAGGTTAAATAATATAAACCTACTTTATCCCTCAAACCAAACGGggcctaagagtattactttttattgtgaatatcggtagaattgacccgtctcacaaataaaaaatcgtgagaccgtctcacaagagacctacttttACGTGATTTCGTAAATGATTTAGTCATATATTTATTGAAGTACacatatattaaatttaaaatttaataatttatgtagtaaatttgataaaaaaatatttaattaattttaaaaatattttaatgttatcaatatttattttaaaaaatgaatatatatatatatatattagtgtATTTAAACGTTTctaaatttaaataatcatttaaacaaacTTATTAAAAgtgataaaaaatttaagttgTAATAACAAAAGTACATGCAGAAAATAGAATGTAAAAGCAAAGATAATAAATACACATGCATGGAGCTGTGTATACATTTATGTACAAGGACTGAAGTAGGACTTTACTACTTGCTGTTGTTATCATGGATGACGAATGTAATGACGTAGTCTCGTGTATGGCCATCCgagctaatttttttaaaaaaaaattaattcactAATTTGGTAATAATTTGATATTAGATTGCGTGGctcagttttaaaataaaaaaaataaaagattcgtGTCTCTGTTAAAACAGAACGAAATTAAATGGTTGGAATGAAGAGAAAAAAGAagaatttggatggctaaactAATAATATTGGCTCCGTAATTGGTAGGATGAACCCACAAGTATCTTTTGTATGTGTTCACTCTAGTGGGACACTAGCTAATTCACACAGATTAAATAAGTAAGAGTTCGGCAAGAAAGCAACAGAGAATGCGATTCGGAGAATGGGATTCTATCTAATTCTTTTTAAGCACTTTctgattccatttcttcaaccCTTTTCAACTCTAAACAAATCTTGTTTCTGAGTACATTTTCTTTTGTTAATTGGAGATTGGAGACTTGCCGCATTCCTCCAAAAGCCTGTTCtgttttgagatatttaaatagaGCGGGCCTTCCAATTGAAGTCCCGTTCTTGGATTTATATATTTTCCctgttttcttggtttggtgaCCATGGGTATTTGCTTTGGTTCCTCTGCAAGAGTTGATGCTACTCTCAGCACTCCCCGCGGTATTTCAAGCTCATTTACTTTGTTTTTTTCACTGATTACCTCTACTTGGGATACGTCTGATGCCTGGAATCATTTGGATTAGTCATGTTATTTGTGGCTGCCAAGTGAAATTTGGGTGTGGGTGGTTGAGTTGGGGTGGCCTCAGCTCTGATGCTTTCTGTACCCAAGTGAAGTTGTTATTCTTGTTGCTCAACATTTAATCTCTGTCTATTTGTGTAGAGTATTTAGAAAGTTTCTGTTTTAGGGTGTTTCAACAAGCTGATCATCTTGTTTGTTCTTTTTGTGAGCTTTAGAAGTGTCAAGCCTTCCCAACATCTGCAATTCATCTGTCCGTTCCAGCATAAGCACTCCCTTTTCCAGTGTTAAAAGTGATGCTGCAAGCCTTCCCACTCCAAGATCAGAAGCGGAGATTCTATCATCACCTTACGTGAAGGCCTTTTCGTTTAATGAGTTAAAGAATGCGACAAGAAACTTTCGACCCGACACTCTTCTTGGGGAAGGAGGATTTGGGCATGTTTTCAAAGGATGGATTGATGAGCATACACTTACCGCTACAAAGCCCGGTTCGGGACTCGTCATCGCTGTCAAGAAGTTGAAGCCTGAGGGTTTCCAAGGCCACAAAGAGTGGTTGGTAAGTGGATTTCATTTTGTCATGGATGGCTCAAGTTTTCCAAGTTTTTAATTGTCTGCGAATTTTAAGAATTGGCTCTGGTTTGCAGACAGAAGTTAATTATCTCGGCCAACTTCATCATACCAACCTAGTTAAACTTATTGGATACTGCTCGGAGGCCGATAAACGACTGTTGGTGTACGAGTTCATGCCCAGAGGAAGTCTCGAGAATCACTTGTTCAGGAGTAAGATATGCTCTGAAATCAAATGTTAACGTTACACGTGATTGTTTTTCAATTAGTACAATATGCTTACTCTGTTTTCCTATTTGATGATATGGGTTCAAATGAACAACCTGTTCATATTTGCATTCCAAATCCAATTCTCCTCTTTGATCGAATGATTTAAAAGCAAATGTTCTCATTTGAGGAACACCATTATGTTTTGCAGGAGGGCCTCAGCCCCTTTCTTGGGCGACTCGAATGAAGGTCGCAATAGGTGCAGCTAGGGGCCTTTCTTTCTTGCATGAAGCTGAAGAACAGGTGATATATAGAGATTTCAAGGCCTCTAATATTCTTCTTGATGGGGTAAGATTGAAAATCGTGTATCATAATCTACTTCACTTCATTATACTGAGATTAGTTACATGTATAAATCGATATCTGTATATCACACTGGCAAATCCCATTTGCAGGAGTTTAACGCAAAGTTGTCCGACTTCGGTTTGGCTAAAGCAGGCCCGAAAGGTGATAAAACTCACACATCTACAGAAGTTATTGGTACTCGTGGCTATGCTGCGCCGGAATATGTTGCCACAGGTCCCTTTTAGCCTAATCTTTTGAGTCTTAATTTTCCATACAATCTGGTTCCAATTTGTCTGGCTTCATGAATAGGGCGACTGTCGGCCAAAAGCGATGTGTacagttttggggtagttttgCTGGAACTTTTGTCTGGACGACGTGCTGTTGATAAAACAAAAGTTGGTATCGAGCAAAACCTCGTCGAGTGGGCGACTCCATACATGGTTGACAAGAGAAAATTGTTTCGAATTATGGACACTAAAATGGAGGGACAATACCCTCAGAAAGCAGCAGTCAGCGTTGCTGCTATATCTTTGCAATGTCTAAGCAACGAACCGAAACTCAGGCCACGCATGGCGGAGGTTTTAGCCACACTCGAAAAGCTCCAAGCTCGAAAAATCACCAGAAGACATTCAAGCGCAGATAACAGAGCTTCTTTTGCTGCCGTACCTATCTCACCACTTCAACATTCCACTTCAGAGTGCAAGCTGGATTGAGTTGGCTTTACTCGTTAACTGTTCCAGAATTCGAGTTTTTTCGATCTTGATAATCATAGAGTTGGAGGGGGACGGGTAGGGGTTGCGCCTTTCATTCCAATTTTTTGGTAGATTCCTAAATTTTCATGTATAATTTATTTCCGAAAGAGTGATATAAATCTACCTTCAAATTTGTCGAGTTTTAAGACCTTAGTTTTTCCAGCCCAATACAAAAATACCTACACTGCTGAGCTTAAACTTTCATATAGTCATTCCAGAGCTCGTGAACCTCAGCTCTCGAGCTATTCCATGTATGACCAACTCGATCAAAATTTGTAAACGTTTAGGACTAAATTGgaaacgtcgaaaaatttgtgACCAAACTGAGAATGGTGTTTAAAATCTGGGACTGAAGTTGTTTCATCATATGTCATGTGTACGGTTAGTTTTAACTATTAGTTTGATGGAACATGGAAGAACCAACTCGATCAAAATTTGTTAACTTTTAGGAGTAAAACGATAATGTCAAAATATTTAGGACCAACCCGAGGAAAAAAACCAAATATCTGGCATCGAACTGGGTTTTTCTCCTGTATAATGGTGATCTATAGGAATTATCTCAACAAAATCGTAAAGCCCAACTTTCTTGGAAATGAGCAAGTACTAGCTTTGAATAGCTTTTTTGAGTTTTGACACCTAAAATCTACTGAATGTAAATGAAAGTCCTCAATACGTAACAtgatttgttaaaaaaattaaatgttattattttattgtaaTAAAGCAATAtctatgtttatatatatatatatatatatatatatatgcaatatCTATGTTTCCCAAATTAAAATTCAAGCgattgattttatgttatataataaattgtaatgaatataatatatagaacaaaatgaactgaaacaaatattttttaaaaaattatataattcaaaCACAACGTATAAACAtaataacctaaaaatcaaccaaattatggattttatcaatgtataaaacataaacaaaagCGAAACATATTAAAgacaaataattatcaatttaaaatcattgtgacaaactcataaaaacaatattaaatCAAATGAAGTAGTAATATTGATAGtaaaatataactcataatatttaatttaacatcCTAAAGAATTTTTTACTTTCTATTTTTACAATTCTATATCATGGATAATAAATTCTATTTATCGATCTTTCGTAGACTAACATTGACGACTATTAATTTCTTgttaaataagttttaaaataataaataaatcaacataTGTAAAGAAATGCACATTCAAATAAGATTATATagtaaatatcaaataaattcataaaataattattaaatataggTTTTAAACTATTGGTGTGCTTTTCaccattaaaatttgaaatataacaaaaaaattaaactttCATATATCTTTtgtgatactataatttattacttaattagaaattgcactaaaaatataattacaaaattacaaaaaatcaTTGGAAAAAAATTTAGAGAGAAAATTAAAAAGATAAAACATTTCAATGTAGTATAAAGACgagttatttgataaaattagTATAGGAGttacattttatttttgaagtATGTAtagaaggttaattttgtcattgcaCAATTGAAAAACAATTTCATTTATCCACACTttatataattacaaaattataataaaatcattGGAAAAAAAATGTAGAGATAAAACTAAAATTGTTAGGGAACGATATCGAGTTTAGAGGGGGGAGAGGgtgaataaaaaaattagaagtgcTAGGGATCGATATCGAGTTTGGAGAGGGTTAAATAAACTCGTTCTTTTGTTGAACGTTTTTGCAAAAGGTGttagaatcctgttagagattataGCTTATCTTGTTCGAATAAATATTCAGCAGATCAAAATAATAAATGCGGaaatgatacgatgatatgagaGTGAAAACAGTAGGCTACTCAGtgtttgtttctggaagttcgaaagtaaaatcttctacgtctctccttcttctgtttccagaaggtatcactataaGACTTTGGTTTTTGTAGGGCTTATCCTTCGCCTACTAAATCTCTTAGTTTCACACAACACAATGTAATGAGTATAGCAAAGTTCTTGAAAAGATTTTTttccagattacaaactcttctcaacAAGATGTAGTAAAATGTATAGCTTGTGAAGAGGTGAAGAAACAATAGAACAAAATTATATCAAAAAATAAGATATCTACTAAAAAGCGTGTGCTGCTTTTCGGTATGTTGAGCTTGAAGATAAGTAGTAGTTGATAATAGCTCAAACTAGCGTCGGAATAATTGTTGCGTTGATAATGATAATAATCTTGTTTTCTATAAGGATTGACCCTTATATATAGAAATCTTTGAATCCAATGTCTATAAGTAAAACCGGCTTCTGTGACTTCTGAGTAAGATCAGCTTTAATGACTAAAAAAGGTCCTGCAGAAAGCTTCAAAACAATCAATCACTACGAAAAAATCCCCTACTACGACatttgaaaactgttgttaaagccTCAGTTGTTAAATGGTTcgctcaaagacaacagttttgaaGTGTTGTTGTAGGTACAATTTGCGACTGTTTGaaacaatttgcgacggtttttcaaaccgTCCCTAATAGAAATAGCGACAGATTTATCAAAAACCGTTGcgacttagcgacggtttactaaaccgttgctaaaattagcgacagtttagttAGCAACGGAATTGgtgcaaaaaccgtcgctaatttagcgaTGGTTTTTGCATAAATTCCGTagctaatattttaggtaaaataaaaaaaattaataattttataaatatgtgTTGTGAattggtaaaatcgtgtaaaagataaaaattttaagtgttgtgaagtgataaaatcgtaTTTTAAgagttgtgaagttgtaaaattgtgtaagagataaaaattttaagtgttgtgaagttgtaaaattgtgtaagagagaaaatttttaagtgttgtgaagtggggTGGAAGAAAATTGATCGAAAATGGCggtatttatagacaatttgcgACAGTTAttggtaaaaccgtcgctaattaaggcggttttttttaaaactgtcgaatttttgaaattagcGAAGGTTTTACTAAAACtttcgctatatttagcgactgTGTtacaaaaaaccgtcgctaatttcaaaAATACAACGGTTTTACTGAAcatgtcgctaaatttagcgacggttatagtaaaactgtcgctaatttcaAAAATACAACGGTTTTactgaaaccgtcgctaaatttagcgatcCTTTTTAACAAAACTGTTGCAATTttgaaaatagcgacggttgtccTAAAACCGTCCCTACAATTATAGTGTTGTTTCTAAAAAAACATTCTAATCGACAACGGgtttctaaaaccgttgtcgtatgtcctaaaaaacacgctaatagacatcggtatatacgacaacggttttaacgaAAATCATTGTCTTTAGCAACCAAAAAAACACGCCAATAGACAACGGTTTGCTAAATCGTTGTCGTTGACCCACAaaaaacaacggttttaaaaaactgttgtctttgacaaggaaaaattcacaaagacaacagttttaacgaaaaccgttgttaaaaggaaaaaagacaacggtttctgataaaaccgttgtcttttgagtgTGGTTGTATATTGAATTTCTTGTGGTGAGTCTTGTTTCATACCAAAACTATTAACGAGCGTTAAATGTCTTTGTACAACATTAAtggtgcaattaatactagtgctaggtaaagtaacggtaacatttaagactGTATCGATTAAAAAAAAAGACGTTAAGTTACTTCTACTTAAGCTAAGTTCTTCCTTTAAAGCTATGTTCTGCTTCTGGTTTACTAAGTCATTAAGTACTCGAAAAGTACTGTTTTTGTTAAAGCGATACGAGGGCTTCTGCTTTTATAGTGTTTTCTGATTTTAGCTATCACGACCTACTGGTCTGCTTCTGGTTTACTAAGTCATTAAGTACTCGAAAAGTACTGTTTTTGTTAAAGCGATACGAGGGCTTCTGCTTTTATAGTGTTTTCTGATTTTAGCTATCACGACCTACTGGTTTTGACTctcatcaccacaattaaattaagtctaacaaaaaggataaaacatttaaatgtagTATAAATATGAGTTATTTgacaaaattaatataaaagttACATTCTGTTTTTCAAATGTCTAtagaaggttaattttgtcattgtaCAATTGAAAAACAATGCCCTTTATCCGAAAAGTACTGTTTTTGTTAAAGCGATACGAGGGCTTTTGCTTTTATAGTGTTTTCTGATTTTAGCTATCACATCCTACTGGTTTTGACTctcatcaccacaattaaattaagtctaacaaaaaggataaaacatttaaatgtagTATAAATATGAGTTATTTgacaaaattaatataaaagttACATTCTGTTTTTCAAATGTCTAtagaaggttaattttgtcattgtaCAATTGAAAAACAATGCCCTTTATCcacacttatatatatatatattttgaagaCTACTAATTCATTACCTCcaaatccatatatatatatatatatatatatatatatggatttgGAGGTAATGAATTAGTAGTCTTCAAAGTAAAATGATAGAACCACACTAATCAAGGTATTCTCTTCGTCCCAAATATATAAGTTGTACTTTATTTTTCAGCAAATCCAAATATATTATAGctcaattttatatatttggtagcattttttcttgtttttttaatttttttttctaatataGCTctgttaattaaaaaaaaaaaacatatatgttacCTAATGACTTTAGGATCTCAGTGGTTCCATAtttcttgtttttttaattttttttttctaatataGCTctgttaattaaaaaaaaaacatatatgttacCTAATGACTTTAGGATCTCAGTGGTTCCATATTTCTTCCTCTTAGTCTAATGTTGCCAATTATCTGTTGTGGTTCGTTTATATTTAAATCCTAATGGGGAAGATCAACAATTTAAATTATTAGTCATAATTATAAAAAtgttcaaaaaataaataacgaATAAGAAGTTTAAAAGTTTAGCAATTTACAGATTATTTCGTTTATTTatgataataattaaaaaaacagTTTTATTGGTTATTCAGAAATATATTAATAACTATAAGAATTATTTCattggttatacaattgtttgGTGATTAGTTCTAATTAATAGAAAAATGAAAGCAGTAAATAATAAATAAGGAGATCAAGAGTTTGGTAACATTGTAGTTATAATTTCAATTCTGTACTACATTAAacatatattttcttttaacataaaaattcttatgaGATTTGATCTGacacatgaaaaaatattatattttatgccaaaaatattattttctttcCATATATGGATCAGATCGTTCGATCTCATGGATATAGATATGGAAAACTGTTTTACAAGATAACTATACTTTTTTTTGTCTATAATTTTAATTCCATATCACATGAAAATATTACAatattattgatcatgagaatatttttgatactcattaaaaaattaagtttatATAATTGGTTGTGAATATTTCACATGGACGATTGCCGCAGTATTTTATTAAAGGAAAATGCTCggaaatataattattatccaCTGTAAAACTAACCTGAATTATATATTTCGTCCTGGAAAAAATGTATAGAGACAGAGAGGGAGTCGGAAATGTACAAGGTCGTATCccttaatttttctaaaaaaattaccccacaaatttaattcaaattctTAAAACAAACGAAAAAGATCGAAGATGACATAATAATCATTTCACTACAATATAATTCGAAACTCATTACTTATAGCAAAAATTTAATAATCGATTAGTTGTCACATTTAATTTTCCTATTACCCATACAAATGAACGTATTAATTTCTCCCTTcataaataatcattatttttaaACCTTAATATTTGTCTGACTGAATTTCATGTATTAatagataaataatttttatactaAAGTGTTATTATAAAAGTCAAATATAGTTTCACAAATTGGTCTAAAATGAATGTTCAAAAGGACTTATAAAAGGTAAGAAACTAGGATATACTTGCTAACTGGAGTGAGGACCGATATGTGA containing:
- the LOC140807528 gene encoding probable serine/threonine-protein kinase PBL3 yields the protein MGICFGSSARVDATLSTPREVSSLPNICNSSVRSSISTPFSSVKSDAASLPTPRSEAEILSSPYVKAFSFNELKNATRNFRPDTLLGEGGFGHVFKGWIDEHTLTATKPGSGLVIAVKKLKPEGFQGHKEWLTEVNYLGQLHHTNLVKLIGYCSEADKRLLVYEFMPRGSLENHLFRRGPQPLSWATRMKVAIGAARGLSFLHEAEEQVIYRDFKASNILLDGEFNAKLSDFGLAKAGPKGDKTHTSTEVIGTRGYAAPEYVATGRLSAKSDVYSFGVVLLELLSGRRAVDKTKVGIEQNLVEWATPYMVDKRKLFRIMDTKMEGQYPQKAAVSVAAISLQCLSNEPKLRPRMAEVLATLEKLQARKITRRHSSADNRASFAAVPISPLQHSTSECKLD